CTGGTGCGTCTTGGGGCGGCTCGTTTCCCTTTCACGGTTTTTTGAGTCAAGTGGCAGCAATGTTCGACCTCCTTCCGATGGCTCCCCCCGATTCGATTCTGGGGCTGGGCGAAGCGTTCAAAAAGGACCCTAATCCCAAGAAGATCAACCTCAGCGTTGGTGTCTACAAGGATGAGCAAGGGCAGACGCCAATTCTGGCGAGCGTGAAGGAAGCAGAACGCCGCATTCTCGAAAGCGAGAAGTCGAAGGGATATCTGTCGATCGAAGGTTTGGCCGATTACGGCCGCGAAGTGCAAAACCTGCTCTTCGGTGCCGATCATGAAATCGCTGTTGCCAAGCGGGCTGTTACGGCTCAAACGCCAGGTGGAACCGGCTCGCTGCGGGTCGCAGCCGACTTCCTGCGAAAGCATTTTGCCAACTCCACCGTCTGGTGCAGTAAGCCAACCTGGGCCAACCATCAGGCGATCTTTCAGGCTGCGGGACTCGCGGTCGGTTCGTACGCCTACATCGATGCGGCAGGGCAGGGGCTCGATTTCGCCGCGATGATGGAATCGCTCGAAAAAGTTCCCGCTGGCGATGTCGTTTTGCTCCATGCCTGCTGCCACAATCCGACCGGCATCGACCCCACGCCCGAGCAGTGGAAAGAAATTGCCGATCTCGTGGATCGCCGCAAATTGCTGCCGCTGGTGGACTTTGCCTACCAAGGTTTTGGCGATGGTTTGACCGAAGATGCCACCGGCCTGCGCGAGCTGGCTCGTCCTGGCCGCGAACTGCTGGTTTGTAGCTCGTTTTCAAAGAACTTCGGGCTTTACAGCGAGCGCGTAGGTGCCCTGACGGTGGTTGCTGGCAGCGCCGATGCAGCCGAAAGGGCTCTTAGTCAGGTGCGCATCAGCATTCGCGTGAACTACAGCAATCCACCGCAGCATGGTGCTGCTGTGGTAGCGACGGTTCTCGGCGATCCAGCACTTCGCCAGCAATGGGAAGACGAACTGACCGCCATGCGCAGCCGCATTAAATCGATGCGCACACTGTTCGTGGCGACCATGAAAAAGCTCGCCCCGCAGAAGGATTTCTCGTTCATCGAGCGTCAGCGCGGGATGTTCAGCTTCTCGGGCCTGACGAACATGCAGGTCGACGAGCTCCGCACCAAGTACGCCGTTTACGTGGTGGGCAATGGCGGCCGGATCAACGTCGCCGGTATGACCCCCTCGAACATGGCACCGATGTGCGAAGCGATCGCAGCTGTGCTGTAGTGGACAGCTTGGCTCAAGCGAGCAAGTTCGTCCCAAGTAATTGTCTGGTAAATCTTTACGCAACACCCCGTGCTTGATCTCGGCCGGGGTAGACCAGCTGCCTAGAATATCGCTGAAGTCGAACCCGGTTGGTTTCGGCTGGCGAACTCCTTTCAGGCAGGCAATTGTGAACAGCCCAACGCACGGCACTGGCGACCCCTCAACAGGTCTCGGCGAGCTCGATATCAGCCGCGATCTGGTGATCGTCGTCCATGGGCTGGGTGCGAATCGGCTGGTGATGACTCCACTCTGCTCGCGGCTGTCGAAGCATGTCGGCCGGGTGATCAACTGGGGCTATTCGAGCCTGTGGCGTCCGGTCGAGCGTCCTGCCAGTGAACTTGTCGCGCTGTTGCATACGCTCAAGCCAGCCGACTATCCGCACGTCCATTTGGTCACGCACAGCATGGGTGGCATTGTCGCACGGCTGGCGATTCGCGAGTTTCGGCCCGAAAATCTCGGCCGATTCGTGATGACCGCTCCACCCAACGGTGGTTCGCATGTGGCGACACGGATGGCATCGATCCTGGGCCGCGTTGTTCCGCCGGTATTGCAGCTGCGCGACGCAGCCGACAGTTTTGTGCGCTCGCTTCCGCCGCCCGAAGGTGTCGAGGTGGGCATCATCGCCGCGCATCGCGATGCCCTGATTGCCCGCGGAAACACGCAGTTTCCGTGCGAGGTCAATTGCGAGCATATCGAACTTCCGGGCCGGCATTCTTCGCTCGTTTGGCGTCCAGAAACAGCCGCCGCTGTGGTGCGATTCCTGAAGGCGGGCCGGTTTTTCCCCGAGCAAAATGGGTCGCTCGATAGTGGCGTGCGTGCTTAAGCGGACGCGTTTATTCTCGTGCGCCGATGCCAGTGACATCTTTGGTCAGCAACAGAATTCGGGGCTCCCATTTCCCGAACGAAAAAAACTTATCGCCCACTCGCGCCATCGGCGAACCCGTGCTAACGGCGGTGGGGACCAAGAATTCGTTCACTTCGTAGCTCTTGGGGCCACGTGTGTCGCCACTCTCGACGCTCAAGGCGATGGTGGTGGGATGCGAGTAGACGACCCGAATGTTGTCTTGCTCCAGGGCTTCCTTCCAGAGTTTTTCCGAAACTTCTGCTTCGATCTGCCCTGTGGCAAAGGTGGCGAGGGCAATGCCGTGCAGCAAGGTCGCGTAGCGGTCGGCTAACTCCACGAGTCGCCCATTCCTCCGCGACGTGATGGTGGCTGTGACCGGTTCAGCCGCCAAGCTGGGAGTGACTGAACAAAGAATCGCCAGCAGTGCGAGGGTGAGGCCAAAGCGCATGGGGGAAGACCTTCGTGAGAGGAGTGGCCAGGGTCGGTTTCCTGGCGAGATCGCCACCGGCGTAGTATCGAGAAGCCGGGCTGGCGATGCAAACGCTGTGTGACCAACGTGTTACGTTGCGATTGTCTACCCGATTAGGCTGAAGCGGGCGAGGAGCAAGACGGCCAAAATGGGGCGCACACGCATCTTCTGCCCCTTCTGCCAAAATGGCACCTACAGCCAGCGGTGGTACCTTCAGCACCCCTCTGTGAACTTCTTCACAAGTCGTAAGTGTATTGAAATAAATGGTTTAGGGATGAATCTGTGGCGTCTGGCGCGCTCTTTGCTCTATGGGGCTGCCAAAGAGTGACGCTGTCATTTTCGCGACGAAGGTGCGGCTGCGAAGCGCGTGTGGTGAGCTGATGTCAGTTCCCCGCCGCTATCAGCCCCGCCCCGTTGCACCGTCGGTCAACTACCAACGTTGTTCATTTCAGCACCGCTTATTTCAGCACAGTTACCCACCCCAGGTTGTGGCTTTCAGGCAAGGCTCGCGAGAACCGTAGGGATCTTGGCCCGTCAACCTCACCCAACCCAACGTGCTCTCGGCTAAGGCTTGTAGGCATCAGGAGTAATCAATCGTGGCAAAGCAAATGGTCTTTCAGGACGACGCCCGTCAGCCTCTGCTGGCTGGTGTTTCAAAGCTCGCTCGTGCAGTTCGTAGCACGCTCGGCCCACGCGGTCGTAATGCGGTGCTCGACAAAGGTTGGGGCTCGCCCAAAGTGACCAAGGACGGCGTGACCGTCGCTGAAGACATCGAACTCGACGACCCCTACGAAAACCTTGGCGCTCAGCTCGTCAAGGAAGCTGCCAGCAAGACCAACACGGTTGCTGGCGACGGCACCACCACCGCCACCGTCCTCGCCGAAGCAATCTTCCGCGAAGGGCTCAAGATGATTGCCGCCGGATACGATCCGATGGCTCTCTCGCGTGGCATTTCGGCAGCTGTCGAAGCTGTTCAAAACGAAATCAATTCCATCGCGACCCCCATCAGCGAGAAGAACAAGAAGGAACTGCAGCAGATCGCTACGATCGCTGGCAACAACGATCCTTCGATCGGCACCGTTCTGGCCGATGCGTTCCTCAAGGTGGGTAAAGATGGTGTGATCACGATCGAAGAAGGTCGTGGCAACGAAACCACCGTCGATGTTGTCGAAGGTATGCAGTTCGATCGCGGCTATCTCTCCCCCCACTTCGTCACCAACCAAGACGATGTGAGTGTCGAATTCGAGAATGCCTACATCCTGCTGTTCGAAGAAAAAATCTCGACCAACAAGAAGCTCATCCCGCTTCTCGAAGCGATCAGCAAGGCCAACAAGCCGCTCTTGATCATCGCCGAAGATGTCGAAGGCGAAGCCCTCGCAACGCTCGTCGTCAACAAGATGCGTGGCATTCTCCAGGTTTGTGCCGTCAAGGCTCCTGGCTACGGCGATCGTCGCAAGGCGATCATGGGCGACATCGCTGTCCTCACCAAGGGTCAGGCGATCTTCAAGGATCTTGGCATCGAACTCGAAAGCGTCAAGCTTTCGGATCTCGGCCGCGCTAAGAAAATCAAGATCACCTCGGAAGCAACCACCATCGTGGGCGGTGCTGGTTCGAAGGACGAAATCAACGGTCGTGCGGAGCAGATCCGTCGCGAAATCGGCAACACCGATAGCGAATACGATCGCGAGAAGCTCCAAGAACGTCTCGCCAAGCTCGCTGGTGGTGTGGCTCAAGTGAGCTGCGGTGCTGCGACCGAAACCGAGATGAAAGAACGAAAGTGGCTCCTCGAAGATGCCAAGAACGCTGTGCAAGCAGCGCTCGAAAGCGGCATCGTTCCTGGTGGCGGCGTCGCTCTGATCCGCGCCGAAAAAGCACTCGATAAACTGAAGCTCACCGGCGACGAGAAGGCTGGCGTCGACATCATCCGCAACATTCTCGATCAGCCTCTCCGAGCCATCGCCAACAACGCTGGCCTCGACGGCGCTGTGGTGGTCAATCGCGTCCGTCAGCTGAAGGGTAAGACCGAAGGCTACAACGCTGACACCAACGAATACGGCGACATGCTGAAGTTCGGTGTCATCGACCCAGCCAAGGTGGTTTGCACCGCTTTGCAGAACGCAGCCAGCGTGGCTTCGCTGCTCCTCACCACCGAAGCCCTCATCACCGACATTCCTAAGGTGGGTGGCGACGACGACCACGGCGATCATCACGATCACGGAATGGGCGGCGGCATGGGTGGCATGGGCGGCATGCCTGGTATGGGCGGCATGGGTGGCATGGGCGGCATGATGTAATCAGCCCCTCAGCTTCAGCCGGTCCAGCAAGCTACAAACACAACTTAATCACACACAAAAATTTGCGTCAAGAAAGAACATTCACCATGGCCAAGATCAAGATTCGTCCCCTCGATGACCGTGTCGTAGTTCAACCTGTGGAATCGGAAGATCGTACCGCTGGCGGTATCGTGCTTCCCGATTCGGCCAAGGAAAAGCCACAACGGGGAACTGTCCTCGCTGTGGGACCTGGCAAGTTGCTCGAGAACGGTCAGCGCGGTGAGTTGTCGGTCAGCGTCGGCGATCAAGTGATCTACGGCAAGTACGGCGGAACCGACATCGAAGTGAACGGCGACGATGTGAAGATCCTTCGCGAAAGCGATATCCTCGCCAAAGTGGTCGAATAGTCGGCCAAGACCATCACCAAAATAACTCAACCAATCACTTCCTCGAGAGGGGACTCGTAGCGTGCCAAAACAAATTCTATTCGACGATCATGCCCGTGCAAAAATGCTCGCGGGTGTTGAAAAGCTGGCCGATGCCGTCGCTGTAACGATGGGCCCGACCGGTAAGAACGTCATCATCGACAAGTCGTTCGGCGGCCCCACTGTGACCAAAGACGGTGTGACGGTAGCCAAGGAAATCGAACTCGAAGACCGCTTCGAAAACATGGGCGCAAAGCTCGTGGTCGAAGTCGCTCAAAAGACCTCGGACCTCGCTGGCGACGGCACCACCACCGCCACCGTGCTGGCCCGGGCGATCTTCAAAGAAGGTCTGCGTAACGTGTCGGCTGGTAACAATCCAACCGCTGTTCGCCGTGGTATCGACAAAGCTGTCGAAGCTGCCACCAAGAAGCTGCTGGACATGGCCAAGCCTGTCACCAGCAAAGAAGAAGTGGCCAACGTCGGCGCTATCTCGGCCAACAACGACCGCACCATCGGCGACCTGCTCGCCGAAGCGCTGCACCGCGTTGGCAAAGATGGTGTGATCACCGTCGAAGAAGGCAAGTCGACCGATACCAAAGTCGAATACGTCGATGGTATGCAGTTCGACAAGGGATTCATCTCCCCCTACTTCATCAACCGTCAAGCCACGATGGACGTGATGATGGATGATGCCCTGATCCTCATCCACGAGAAGAAGATCAGCAACATTCGCGACATCGTGCCGATCCTCGAGAAGGTGAGCCAGTCGGGCAAGCCTCTCCTGATCATCGCCGAAGATGTCGACGCTGAAGCCCTCACGCTGCTGGTGGTGAACAAGCTTCGCGGTGTGCTGAATGTTTGTGCCGTGAAGGCTCCCGGTTTCGGCGACCGCCGCAAGGCGATGCTCGGCGATATCGCGGTTCTGACCGGTGGCACGCTCATCAGCGACGATCTCGGTTTGCAACTCGAGAACCTGACGCTCGAGCACCTCGGCCGCGCCAAGAAGGTGACTGCCGACAAGAACAACACCACGATTGTGGAAGGTGCCGGCAAGCGTGCCGACATCGAAAAGCGTATTCAGCAGATCAACAACCTGATCTCGCAAACCGAAAGCGAATACGACAAAGAGAAGTTCCAAGAACGTCTCGCCAAGCTTTCAGGCGGCGTGGCTGTCATCTCGGTCGGTGCTGAAACCGAAGCCGATATGAAGCAGAAGAAAGCTCGCGTCGAAGACGCGCTGCATGCCACTCGCGCTGCTGTGGAAGAAGGCATTCTTCCAGGTGGTGGCGTGGCTCTGCTCCGCTGCACCGAAACGGTCGAGAAGGTTCGCGACTCCCTCAAGGGTGGCGAGCGCATCGGTGCCGAGATTGTTCTCGGTGCTCTCTCGGCTCCTCTGATCACCATCGTCAGCAACGGCGGTCGTGATGGCTCGGTGGTAGCCGACGAAGTCCTTCAGAAGCCGCTCAACATGGGCTACGACGCCAACGCTGGCGAGTATGTCGACATGTTCAAAGCAGGCGTGATCGATCCCGTTAAAGTGGTTCGCACCGCACTCGGCAATGCTGCCAGCATCGCCGCTCTGCTGCTCACCACCGAAGCGCTCGTCACGAACTTCGACAAGGACGACAAGAACAAGCGTTCGGCCGAAGGCGTGGTACGCTAGTCGGTGGCTGATGCCGGGCGTAAGTCGCGCATCAGCGGTTTTGTAGACAAACCAGCCAGGCCACTTCGATCGCGAGGTGGCCTGTTTTTTGCCTAGTTTCGTGGCGTCACCGATTTTTTCGCCGACGCTAGACTCGCTCGCTTCCTCCAATCGTGGCAGTGCCGATGGCAACCAAACGCGACTACTACGAAGTCCTAGGCGTTTCGCGCGAGGCGAGTGCGAAAGAGATCTCCGCTGCTTATCGCAAACTGGCGGTGAAGTATCACCCCGATGCGAATCCGGGGGACGAGAACGCCGTCGTCATGTTCAAGGAAGCGGCAGAAGCGTACGAGATTCTCTCCGACGAAGAGAAACGCGAACGTTACAACCGCTATGGCCACGCTGCTGCCGAGCAAATGGGGCAGCAGTTCCACGACGTCGAAGATATCTTCGAAGCGTTCGGGGGAATTTTTGGCGACCTGTTTGGTGGTGGCGGCAGGCGGGGTGGAAAGCGTCAGCGTCGCGGACAAAACATTCGTGTCGATGTCACCCTCGATCTCGAAGAAGCTGCTCGCGGCGTGAAGCGAACCGTCGAGTTTCCACGCAGTAAATCGTGCGAAACTTGCAGCGGCAGCGGCAGCCGACCTGGCGCGCAGAAAGCAACCTGTCGGCGCTGCAATGGCCATGGCCAGGTGGTGCAATCGATGGGCTTTGTGCGTGTTCAAACGACATGCCCCGGCTGCAACGGCAGCGGTTCGATGATCACCGACCCGTGCGAATCGTGTCGCGGCGGTGGCTACGTGCAGAAGATGGAACAGCTGGAAGTGAGCATTCCAGCAGGCATCGACGATGGGATGCAAGTTCGGCTCTCGGGGCATGGTGAACCGAGTCCCGATGGTGGGCCGCCCGGCGATGTCTATTGCTTCGTTTCCGTGCGTAAGCATCAGCTGTTTCAGCGTGATGGGGTGCATCTGATCCTGCAAATGCCGATCACGTTTAGTCAGGCAGCGCTCGGCGCGACGATCGAAGTTCCAACGCTCGACGGTCCGCACGATCTGAAGGTTTCAGCCGGCACACAATCGGGAGAAGTCTTCCGCATTCGTGGTCGTGGCGTTGCCGACCCGCGTGGTGGAGGTGTCGGGGATTTACTGGTTCAAACCCACATCGAAGTGCCGAAGAAACTCAACGCCCGTCAAAAAGAATTGCTCCGCGAACTTGCGGAACTCGAACACGCTAATGTTTCGCCGCAGCGTAAATCGTTTCTCGAGCGGCTGCGCGATTATTTCGCCCCCGTCGAGACCAAACCTGCGGCCAGTGAGGAGAAACAATCATCATGACGATCGACCCAACTTCCGATCCATCCGCCGATGCTACCGAAGCAGCGATTGGTGAAACGGCTTTTCAGCAGCAATTGGCAAAACTCGAAGCCGAGGTCAAAGAGGCCAACGAGCGCGTGCTCCGTGGTCAGGCCGAGCTTGAGAACTATCGCAAGCGCTCGCGCCGGGAACTCGAAGACGATCGCAAGTACGCCGCCCTCCCTTTAGCGCGCGATCTGCTGAGCGTGATCGACAACTTGCAGCGTGCCCTCGATGCCGCCGCGAAGGCCGAATCGAGTGGCGATTTGCTCCTCGGTGTGAAGATGGTGCTCGGTCAACTGCAGGGAATATTGGCCCAGCATCAGTGCGTGCCGATCGAAACGGTCGGCCAGGCATTTGACCCCAACTTCCATCAGGCGATTGCTCAAGAGCCGAGCGACGAACATGCCGCAGGTGTGGTCACGCGCGCCGCTCAGGTGGGCTATAAACTCCACGACCGCGTGATTCGTCCTGCCCAAGTCTTTGTGTCGACCGGACCTGCCTCGGCCTAATCGCACGAGCTATTACGCTGCGAAATTACACTCCGAACTCTCGCCTCACGTTTGAATCACTCACAGCCTTCGTGCTGGAGACCTAACGATGCCCACCTACGACTACGAGTGCAGTGCTTGCGGACACAAGTTCGAAGAGTTTCAGTCGATCTCGGCGGAACTGCTGACCAAGTGTCCCAAGTGCAAAAAGAAGAAGCTCGTTCGGCTGTTTGGTGCCGGCGCAGCGGTGATGTTCAAAGGCTCGGGCTTTTACACCACCGACTACCGCAGTGAGTCGTACAAGTCGGCTGCTGCCTCCGATAAGTCGAGTGCCAGCTCGAGCGAATCATCCTCCTCGTCGAGCGAAGCCAAGCCAGCCCCCAAAGCAGAGAGCAAGCCTGCCAAAACCGAATCGGCGCCAAAATCGAGCGGCAAAAAGGGTGATAAGTAAGTGCTGGCACGAAAGGCTGCGACAACGATGCCCCTCATCCGCTGCCCCATTTGCGAAAAACGGTTCGATCAAGCAACCACCCAGGCAATGCCGTTTTGCAGCGAGCGTTGTCGAAAGATCGATCTTGGACGCTGGCTGAATGAAGGGTACAGCGTTCCCGTGGAGCGAATCGACGACGACGAAGAGAGCGAAATCGCTGAAGGTTTCGGCCCCCGTCGCGCCGCTGACGACGATGACGAATAGCAGCTGTGCATTTTTGGTAGAGCAGGCTCCCGCCTGTCCGCAGGGCGATTGAACGTTGCTGCCAGATTTCGTCAGGCAGGAGACTGACCTACTCGCTGCAATGATGATCTCGCCTCGCTGCTCTCTCTTCACATTTCGAACTGCCAATCGGCCCGGAACATCTCGTCCGCTTGCGACCCACTCGAAGGGGTCGTATTATTCGCCGCAGGTTAGCTAGTTTCTGATCGTTCGAAACGCTCACCTCTCAAGACACTGCGGCAAAGGACGCTCACGTGGCGACGGAATCGGGAACTATCAAGCGCGTCGAGTGGCTCGAAGTCATTCCGGCGCTACGTTTGGCCAAAGCAGCTTGGATTGCCCTCACCCCTTCGATCCTTGCGCTGGCATTCCTCGGGTATCTCGTGTCGTCGATCGGCTGGCAAGCAGCGAGTCTGATCCTGACGCGTGAAGAGCGGTTTCAGCTCACTTTGACGACCGAATTTGAGCTCGACGATTATGTTCCCGCATGGAACACCTTCACGCTCGACGGTCCGGTCGAGTACGTGATTCGTCACACCGCAGGACGAGTGGCGATGCTGGGGCGGATTGATCTTTCGTGGCGCGGTGTCCTCTATTTCATGATCGGCAACCTCTGGGCGATTGGCGTTTGGTCGCTCGTCGGAGGGACGATTTGCCGCTACAGCGTCCTCAAACTGGGGGCTGAAGAATCGCCCGATATTTTCGCCTGCGCGCGGATGGTCTTTGCGCGATGGCTCTCGTTTTTCACAGCCCCGCTCTATCCCTTGCTGGGTGTTGCTCTGCTGACGCTCCCTCTGGCCATCGCGGGACTCTTGATGCGTGCCGATCTCGGCGTGCTGATCATGGGACTGCTGTGGGTTGTGGTGCTGCTGGTTTCAGCCGTGATTGCCTGGCTGCTAGTCGGCCTGTTTTTTGGCTGGATATTGATGTGGCCGGCGATCTCTGCCGAGCAGGAAGGGGATACGTTCGATGCCTTCAGCCGATCGTATTCCTACGTATTCGGCAAACCGGTGCACTATGCGTTCTATCTGGTGGTGGCGGGACTGGTTGGCTGGTTTGCGCTCGAACTTGTCGAGTATGTCGCGGCCGTGGTGATTCGGGCCGGGTTCTGGGGAACATCGTGGGGCGCTGGTCGCCAGCGAACGCTCGAGATTCAGGCGTTTGTCGCAGCCTTTCAAAGTTCTATTCAGCTCGAGGGGGCTCCCAAGCTCAACAGCAGCGAGCACATCGGCGCGTGGCTCATCAGCTGGAGCATCGCGATTGTGCGTGCGGTTCCTCGGTCGTTCGCCTATGCCTTTTTCTTCGTCGCTGCGAGTGGCATCTACCTGCTGCTGCGAAAAGATGTCGACGATAAAGAGCTCGACGATCTCTACCACGAAGATGACGCGGCTCGTTTTGCCGCTGGTCGTCGCGCCGTTTCGGTTGGCGTTCCGAGCGCTAGTTCCGATGTGAACAACGAAGGTGAATAGCGACAGCCATTCAGCGCGCTTTAGCTGGCGACAAGTTCGCGAAAGATGGTGGCGTAGGAGTTGTTGAACTCGCCGCGGCTCATCACGACATCGCAGCCAGCCACCGTGGCTGCTTGCAGCGACGCGATATCGACGTGCGGCCCGTAGGCCAGAATTTTCGCCTGCGGTGCGCCAGAGCGAGTCGCTGCAACAATGTTGTCGATCGCTCCCGGGGCAGCTGCCAGGTCGATGATCACGAGCCTTGTTTCGCTCGAAAGTTTGGCGGGAAGATCTGCCGCAGTGAGGGCGATGGCGAGCTTTGCGCCGGTCGCGGTAGCAGCCGACATCAAGCGGGTGGCGAACATCATTTCGGGCGAAAGAAAAACGATCACGCGCAGCTCGTCTCGTGAAATAAGGACCGGGAGATGGTGTCGGCGAAGCTCGGCCTCAGCAAAAAATGCACTAAGCCGAGTGGCTCGCTTGTCCCGATGGGTCGGTGTTCGACTCATCGAGCTCTTTGAGTTCTTCAAGCCACTGGCGAATCTCGTTGTTGTATTCGCTGGCGAGATCACCCATCACCAGTTGGCGATGGAAGGCGGCAGCCCCTTCTTTTAGAAGTTCAGCCGCCTCGGCGCTCGGGAATCGGCGGAGCGGATCGGGGGCGATCATGCCGCGGCAGAAGCTCAGCAGCAGATCGCAGCGAATCACATCCTCGGGCAAGACTTCGTGCAGACGCTGCGGAAGCGAGCGTTTGGATTCCAGTAGCGCGCGTGCATCTTGATTGCCGGTAAACAGTGGGCGACCAGCGAGGAGTTCGATCAGCACGTAGCCGAGCGAACAGAGATCGCTGCGCGGGGTGCACTCCCGATTTTCGAGCACTTCGGGGGCGGCATAAGCGAGCGTGCAGTTGCGCGAGCGCGGTGGATTGCGAATCTCGAACGCCGATCCGAAGTCGACAATCTTCGCGATGCCGGTGCGCTTCATCATGATGTTCGACGGCTTGATATCGCCGTGCACCATGCCGTGGCGATGCAGGGCGGCCAGGCCGTTGAGGCAGTCGCGCACAATGGCTACCGCAACGCCTGCTTTCAAGCGAGGCTGAACCGGTCCGGCGGTCACAATCACGCGGTTGATGTATTCCCAGCGGCGAGCGCTGACACTCGTCCGCATCCGGTCGAGCATCTTTTGCGTCACCAGCCGCTGCAGGTCATAGCCGTCGATCCACTCCATCACCAACATGCGAATCCGCATCCGGTCGACAAAGTTGTAGACGTACAGCAGGTTGTCGTGCTGCAGCTGAGCCAGGCGGGCCAAGGCCATCGCCATCCGCTGCATCGCTTCGTCGTAGCTAGCGACGTCGTCGAACCGTTCGGGAGAGAAAATCTTGAGCGCTGCGGGGAGCGTAAAATCATCGGTGCCGCGGAGTTCGGTCAGATAGACCACTCCCTGACCACCCGATCCGAGACGCCGCTGAAGTCGCATGTGCGACGTCCACGCGAGCCGCTTTTCCTCGACGATTTCGTTATAGCGGTCGACAAGTTCATTGGGTGCACGAGGAGACTCCAGTCCCCCCTGCGTGAGCGTGACATTAATGTCTTGACGTGTTGTGGTGAGCACGAGCGAAAACTCCGCCGATCTTCGGGCAACCTCCGTGTACTACCGCCTGACGTGTAGTAATTGAATGGATTTTTGGAGCAGGGTAAAGAGTAGAGAGCCAGGTTCCTGGAGATCGGTTCGCTCTGCCCAGAAGGCGCAGGCTTGCCCGGCGCGCTAAACTGAAGTGCGGAGAATCTGCCTCTAGTCAGCCCCACTGCCGAGAAACGAAGCCACCTATGGAACCGAG
This window of the Pirellula staleyi DSM 6068 genome carries:
- a CDS encoding zinc ribbon domain-containing protein yields the protein MPTYDYECSACGHKFEEFQSISAELLTKCPKCKKKKLVRLFGAGAAVMFKGSGFYTTDYRSESYKSAAASDKSSASSSESSSSSSEAKPAPKAESKPAKTESAPKSSGKKGDK
- a CDS encoding DNA gyrase inhibitor YacG produces the protein MPLIRCPICEKRFDQATTQAMPFCSERCRKIDLGRWLNEGYSVPVERIDDDEESEIAEGFGPRRAADDDDE
- a CDS encoding serine/threonine-protein kinase gives rise to the protein MLTTTRQDINVTLTQGGLESPRAPNELVDRYNEIVEEKRLAWTSHMRLQRRLGSGGQGVVYLTELRGTDDFTLPAALKIFSPERFDDVASYDEAMQRMAMALARLAQLQHDNLLYVYNFVDRMRIRMLVMEWIDGYDLQRLVTQKMLDRMRTSVSARRWEYINRVIVTAGPVQPRLKAGVAVAIVRDCLNGLAALHRHGMVHGDIKPSNIMMKRTGIAKIVDFGSAFEIRNPPRSRNCTLAYAAPEVLENRECTPRSDLCSLGYVLIELLAGRPLFTGNQDARALLESKRSLPQRLHEVLPEDVIRCDLLLSFCRGMIAPDPLRRFPSAEAAELLKEGAAAFHRQLVMGDLASEYNNEIRQWLEELKELDESNTDPSGQASHSA